The Cygnus atratus isolate AKBS03 ecotype Queensland, Australia chromosome 2, CAtr_DNAZoo_HiC_assembly, whole genome shotgun sequence genome window below encodes:
- the NPVF gene encoding pro-FMRFamide-related neuropeptide VF: MEVISTQKFILLTLAMVVFLTSNSMCLDELMKSSLQSREDDDDKYYKIKDSILEEKQRSLNFEEMKDWGSKNIIKMNTPTVNKVPNSVANLPLRFGRNYPEERSIKPIANLPLRFGRAFGENLPRHAPNLSQRLGRSPLVRSSIQSLLNLPQRFGKSLPVSLSQGVQESEPGNNKQRDLDKLEKWLGRNLMQFNMEKCRVLHLGMKNLKHQYMLGVHLERSFADEELGVLVDTVLNMRQRCAIVTKNVDCILDCMRKIVDSTSSLL, encoded by the exons ATGGAAGTCATTTCAACCCAGAAGTTTATTCTACTTACTTTAGCTATGGTGGTCTTTCTAACATCGAATAGTATGTGCCTAGATGAACTGATGAAGTCcagtctgcagagcagagaagatgatgatgataaatatTACAAG attaaaGACAGtatcttggaagaaaaacagaggagtctgaattttgaagaaatgaaagactgGGGAtcaaaaaatatcattaaaatgaaCACTCCTACAGTAAATAAAGTGCCAAATTCAGTTGCTAATTTACCTCTTAGGTTTGGAAGAAACTACCCAGAAGAAAGAAGCATTAAACCAATTGCTAATTTGCCTCTGAGATTTGGAAGAGCTTTTGGAGAGAATCTACCTAGGCATGCTCCAAATTTATCACAGAGGCTTGGGAGATCTCCACTTGTTAGAAGTTCCATTCAATCACTTCTAAATTTGCCACAGAGATTTGGGAAGTCACTGCCTGTCAGTCTGTCTCAAGGTGTCCAGGAATCTGAACCAGGTAACAATAAACAA agggaccttgacaagctggagaaatggcTTGGCAGgaacctcatgcagttcaaCATGGAgaagtgtagagtcctgcacctggggatgAAAAACCTCAagcaccagtacatgctgggggTACATCTGGAAAGGAGCTTTGCAGATGAAGAGCTAGGGGTCCTGGTGGATACCGTGTTGAACATGAGGCAGCGATGTGCCATTGTCACAAAGAATGTCGACTGTATCCTGGACTGCATGAGAAAGATTGTTGACAGCACGTCATCTCTCctttaa